The genomic DNA AATAACATTACCTTCCCAACATTGAAATGTCTAGTTTCATGACCCAACCAACGAAGGTACCTTGTAAGCTTAACTGCAGTGAAGGTTTTACCACGAGCTGGCAAGCCAACCTGATTTAGGAGTAAATATATTCAGAAGGAGATCCATCTTCTGGAACAAGCATTCAATACATATTGGGATGTGTTCAGGCAGATAAGGGTTTTTGAACACAAAGGTGACATTATGCTCAGCAGGAAGACAAATATACTTTGTCAAGGGGGCTGGCAAGTTCTGTTTCGGGATTGCAACTGAAGGAGATTTAGATTGTTAGTTCTCTGAATTAAAAGCACTTATATATGCTTAAAAGGGCAATGCTTCAGTCCTGTACCCAACAGCAAAAAGCATAAAATTAAAAGCATGTTGATCGTCTTATTGACAACCACCCACCAGTGCAATACTACTAACAATACTACTCAGGATTCAATTTAGTTTTCCATAGGAACCCATCGGTTTAAATCCATCCAAACACTAAAAAGGACAGGTAGGTAGCAAAAATGCAACAGGCAAAGTTTACTTGTCTTGTTGACGAAAGGATCACAAATAAACACTAAACACTGGGATTATATACAAGATGAAAATGTTTAAATTATCACACAATTTCAACTATTTACCAAAACAATGGCCAGCTTCCGGTCCTCCTTTGACCCATGTAAGCGATCAGCtacagctgcagctgcaacagCTCCTGCTGCTTCTGGCATGGTCTGTAGATTGTCAACAATAGTCAAGATGAAAAATACAAACCTCATTCTTAAACATTTCTCACACCACATCTAGAACCGTTTAATCAATTCAACTGGACAACTATGGGTATTGACATCTAAATATTATCTCTATTAGTCCAATACTACAATATCATTATGCATATGCAGATTCATGCCTACTATCTATCCCTTCTACATATACTGTTAGTAAAGGATAAATaatactctctccatcccagaatatagctacgtttagcattcaaattttgtcccaaaatatagctacatCTGGACTTCCAACTCTATTTTTTAAATGTCAACTGACCAAAATGTCCTTCCTACATTTACGCCCTCATCGGTAGGAAGTGCACAGCTAGTGTTGATTAGGATGACACAAGGAAAATGCGGCAGGAAATCTGGCACATTCAAGCATGCAGCACTGCTTAAATCAGCCGCAAAGTCACGATTAACACGCAAGATAGCCACCAAGTAAACAGGGACAATTTAGTCTTTTCATCACCCTCCATAATCTGTCTGAAAAAGTCTAAACACAGCTATATTCTGGGATGGAGGGAATACTGACCTTTGAACTAAGCCCAGATGCCAGGGAGTATGCACTGGCTGATTTTGGAAGCTTAGGAGAGCCAACGCCCCTGTCAATGAACAGCCCCTTTTGACCATCTGGCTTTTGCAGTGGTGTAAAGGTACCAACTGATTTTGACTCAATGAGTCCAGAACCTTGTAATTTTTTAGAAGAATCTGTTGCCCAGGCCTCAATATTCTACAAAAGAAATATGTCAATTTTCAATTCTGTTTTGATTTACAGAAAAGCAGAATATAAttatgttaaaaaaaagaaacgtgTGATACAACCATAAAGGAATCAAACATATGAACAAATGTTGTATGAAACGATAACCAAGACCAGACTGGTTCCATGGTGGTAGGAGGATAAATTTCAGGTATAGAACTTAAAATTTCCCAATAAGAGAAAGGAAAACGAAGAAATTCAAGAAAAATGTATGGTCCTCTGTAATTGATGTACGAGACTTAAATATATGGACTTCCGTTCTAAAGAAAATATATCAATAGAATGCATTAACAGACAAATATTTTACACCAACTTCTCCAGCTAACAGCCAACCTTTTTGAGGTTATTACAGCCTTCAAAATCCGCAGAAACAGTACTTGGACTCTGAATCCCATCACTAAGAAGCATATCATTTGTCCACGATGCTCCAGTTTGAATCAAGGATGCAGGAGTCGCAGTAAGGTTTGCAGCGTATTCATTTGGTGGTGCAGTTGGGGCTGGAACAACATAATGCTCCAAGTCAAGTTCCAAAGTAGCCGCTGATCCTTCCTGTAGAAAGACAGGAAACAGCAACCTGTGAGAAACCACATTACAGATTAGCTTGGCATCTGTGTGCAATTACAGCAATGAGCGTGTGGATAATTACTAGAAAAGGATGAGGAAATGATAAGGAGATATTGTTTTTGTAGGTCTCAGGTTACAGACAATACCAAGAGGGTTTGGCAAAAGGCATGGGAGGAAAAACCAAGTAATAAACCTGCTAGCATTCTTACTATCAAATAAGATGCCATTTGGAAAAGCAGATAACCCCTTCTACCTGTATGGCTGTAGAGAATCTAGAATATTGATAAAGCAGTTTAAGAATGTTTTACAAGGATCACATGGAACTATGCAACCAAATGCAACTTACAGAGCATCACAGGGAAGCattaagcatcaagattaaatgCTCTCACCTCAGTTGCATGAGTGGGTGCGACATTGATACTGATATCAGGGATTCCCCGGACTCTGGAGGGTTGAAAGTTCTCCTTGTACACCCTCCAGCTCGCAGCGAGTTCGAGCGGTGACACGATGTCCGCCTTGTTGAACACCCTGAACTCGAGCACCTCATCATCTCCATTAAGCTTGAAAAGTGCAACCCTCACATCGCCCTCAAGCATGCCTCCAGTAAGGAGCCGCGTTGGCCCTTCCTCAATGATGCACGGGGTTGCTGTGTCTTTGGGCTTCAGCAAGAATTTGAACTCCACCGTTTCTACAGCAACACCCACAGGTTGAAATATTCAGAACAGTGCATGGAGAAATTTGCATCAGAGATTGACATTTCTGATTCTAATTGAACCAAACAACTCTGCTCGATTGAAGTCCAGTGTTTCTACGGTAACATCCACAGGTTCAAATATTCAGAGCAATGCATGCAGCAATATGCATCATAGCTCGACATTTCAGTTTCTAGTCGAATCAAACAAGTCTGTCCCAATGAACGAACAAATGGGAATCAGAATGGTACAAAAGACAAAGGAAAAACGTTAGCAGAACCCATTGTTTAAAATCTACTAGGAGCCCATGGAGAACTCAAAAGGTCAAACAAAACTACAAAAAAGTGTAATGAAACAATTAGGGAACAGGAACAGGAAACTTAACGCCCAATTGAAATCCATGATGTTAACTTAGTGGAACAGGACAGCCACGAGAGGCAACGCACCATGGTCCGGCGGGACGACGAAGCTGAGCTCCCACATGGACGCGAGCTCCCTCTCCATGGCGAGCTGCATAAAACCAAACAGCAGCAACGCGAATCATTCCCCGCGGCAGGAAAACCAGAAGCGGGAGCAAACAGAGCAGAAGAATTCGGCTGCCATGCGTGCGTACTGCGCGGGCGGGGTCCCAGGAGCCGATGATGGGCTCGGAGCCGTAGACGTGCGGGACGAGGTCGCCGCTGATCCGCGCGTTTTCCATCTTGAGCGACACGTAGAGCTGCGCCCCGCCGTGCCACGCCTCCGCGGCGCCACCGCCCTCGcccgcctccccgtcgccgcccgccgccccgacccccgccgcctgAGAGCCGAGGCCACCCACGCCGTCGATGCCCTTGGACCCCGACGTCCCCATGGCTACTAGCACAAGTGGAGCGGCACAAGCACGCGGGCGTGGAAttggggcggtggtggtggacgtggtggtggcggagggggTTTTAATGGAGGGAGGCCGTTTGGATTGGGGCGAATGCAATCGGGAGAGCGATGGGAGTGATGCTGTGGAGCCGGAGGCCTTGGAACCCGCAAGGAGCGGAGAGGGCGGGGCCCGCCGGAGGGGATAAGCAAGGGGGGCCGCCTGCCAGCGTGGCAGCGTCGTCCTCCGCgttgctgcggcggcggctccgccgCGTCTGCGCGGGGCCCGGGCTGcttggttcgtggcctggcgcCCACGCCAAGCGTGCGGCCGCCACCAACATGTGGTGCAGGAATTCGACGtctaaaggggtgtttgatcctaggcatcacatcgaatattcgaagttGCAAATATTTGAAgtttaattaggaggattaaatatgaattaattataaaattaattacacagatagaaactaaacggcgagacgaatctattaagtctgattaatccatcattaacaaatggttactgtagcagtacagtgtcaaatcatgaactaattaggcttaatagattcgtctcatcgtttaacctccatctatgcaatggattttgtaaatagtctatatttaatatttctaattagtatctaaacattcgatgtgataggattAAAGTTTAATCCCGGATCCAAACACCTTACTAAGTTACGGTGGGAAAAACACTTGTGAATTACCTAGTAGCTTTATGTAGCGTGGCAAGCAACCAAAGCAGAGAGAATCTAGTCTGACGCGTCGCCGTTTGGCGTGGCCCGTCATGGTCACGAACCAAGCATGCCCGTGCTTGCCTAATGCCCTAACTCCTCTGTTTTTTTAATGCTCCGGTTTAAAATTCCTGTTTTAAATCACTATCATtataaagaaaaggaaaaagttcTGATTACTCCCTTCAAATATAGCGAAAGTCTACGTAACTTTCTGAACTATGTTTTTGTTTTCAACTAATCCATAATGTAAtttatcctttttatttctccacaagttgaattttaatttgaaactTTACATGGTTGTAGTAGGCATCATAATCTATACTAAAAAAGATTTTATTAATTTTTCATCAttgttttttatataattttgtatctcaaggataaattttattattaaatatcctaccttatcaaaataatgataaaaacaTGATATATTTTCTAACATGTCTTATGTCTTGTGATGTCTGCTATCATCttgtaaaatttgaatttaagactccacttgtgcatggagaaagaaaaaagataaattgtgttaacgagtaaattgaacCATATGATATAGAAATATTGTCCAGACTTTGgttatacttgaggggagtaatttgaattttttttcttaagaaaGTGACAGTGGAGCTTTGACGTTGCTCTTCTAAGAAAGATGTGTGTCTTGTAAAATACTTTAtttatcttttcctttttcaaaTATATATTATCTTAGAAAGGCGTAGTATTGTAATTTTTCTCAGCGTTGTGTTAGGATTTATTTGATCACTTTCTCCTTTCATTTTGTTATCTGTTATGGTCATTTTCCTTCACAATGGCCTTCATCtaagatttttcttttaccaacATAATCTCTATACCATGTCACAATACGTGTACCATACAGTGTTTTAAACACCAATCATGTAGTTTAGAATGATATTTATTTTTCTCGAAAAAAATGATATTTACTTGTAAATGTATTTGAATAAAACCTAACAAGATTAACCAACTTGAATATCTTTGCATTTGCTACAAAGGACAGATGATACAGGAAAACACCTAGGGTCACGTCGAGATATAACAACTTGTTATATTCAACCTAAAATAGCCTACTTTTTCCATTATCCCAAAATGATCGTTTGTTACTGTGGTAATCCTTCTTAATTATAAGGAAGAACAGAAATGTGATTTCTCTTTTGTAAAATGAAGAAACATTTCAAAAAACCTTTGTTAAGAAAGACATTTTGAAAACAAATGTTAGCTATGGAATGAATATATGTGGCATATCAATAGATTCTGATATTCTATAAGATTTGATGATGATAGCTAATCAAATATATTATTTATTCTATAATAAATATAAGTGGGACAAACGGAAGAAGATAACTAAAGTGGTTTATAGGAGACATGTAATTGTTTAAGCCACTTGAAAAGGAATAGCACCTAACGCTGCAACGTTGAAAAAATGTGGGTGAAAAAACATCAAATGTGCTTTCAGATTAAGAAAattagcaaaaagaaaaagtcTAAAAGTAACTAATTTTTGTAACATACGCACGACGAAACAATCCGGATTAAGTGAAAGAGAAAAATTATGGAGCATGTACAAAAATATTAGTTTGCAAAATAATTTATTGAAATACTTTCAGTATGTTGATTAATATATTCTGTGGTAGATGGACTATTCTCGTGGGACCCACAGTTAGTGAGGTGCTCCAGTTCCAATTTCAAAACACATGAGACCCTACTGTAGTCAATGTTTTCACGGTGATTCCTAGCAACTAACGGTCACTAGCCAACAGTGTGCATAGGCCTTAGAGGCTTCACTTTTCTTTAGCAGTAAGGATgtatgcattgcattgcatccaATCAGAAATGACGAATCACGACTTTACATTATTGGGAAGTTAAAGAAAAAACTTTACCATCCGGATCacacaaaaaaaatttcaactttAATGAAAAACTTTCTAGATAACTTTTGAAACCATTTTTTAGATAACTtttttatgaaatattcattcaaataagttttgcataaaatttattaaaaattcTTTGAAAAACTATTCAAATGAATCTTTGAAAACTTATTCATAACAAAAATTTTCAAAGTTTTCTTCAAACATGTTCTCTACAAGACATTTCCACAAACAGTAGGAATGAGACATCTAATCACTAATCACTAAGTATTATGACAGTCTGATCCTCGAAGAAACTTTTCTAGCTGTTTAGATCTCTTCTATGATTAGGGTTTTGCTTTTCCATAGCAACGAGGGTGCACGAAGAGTTTTGTTCCTTGAATGTATTTACTAGAAAAGGTGGTTTGTGCAAGTTCTCCACTGGAAGGTTTGCTTTTCATCATTGTTgtgaactactccctccgtcccaaattataggtcgttttgactttattagattcataaactttgttatgaacttagatataccttatgtctagatacataataatatctatgtatctataaaagtcaaaacgacctataatttggaacggagggagtagttttttGGACTTCTACTCTCTTGATTTTGTGTGTTCTTTTGTCTAGTTTGTCGATATTTTAATTGTCAACGCTAGTTTTTTTCAACAGCCTACTCATTTTCAGTTAAACAAAATTGGTAGTCGATGCTTCTCCACAAACACATTGCTGGTGTCGGAGTAGGTTAGTGTTGAAGTTACGCTCACCCTGCATGCATCTCTATGGAGTTATGGGCACGGCGTTCCAAGGTTttgaacttttttattttatctttttcgAATTACACAGTATAGATATAGACACTCACATATACGTATGTACATTCACTTCTATAAACATAAGTATGCAACCGGCCTACCTCTATAAGCATCTCCAAAAGATTGAGGCAAATCCTCGAGAATAGCGCCGGTTAAATCCTAAAATAAGTTAAGAAAAATGCGAGTAACCGTGCCGCGTGCCGAGTTGAGAACTCGAATCCAAGTGGGTAGGTTCCACTGTACGTAATCTTATCAACTGAGCTATGCTCAATTcgcctttttattttattttattttgaaaatttatttttcttatattttgGTAGGTCTATTGTACGTATTTTTTTTATCCGTCCGCACTTGTGGTGGTTTGTCCTAGATGATGGTGATTTAAGTTAGACTTGAAAATATAATAGTTGTCTTTTTGTGTAATCTCAACACTAAATTATTTTACAAATAATCCATGCCCTGTTAATTCTTTTGTATTTTTGAATTATGACAGGAGGGAGTTTCAATACACGCATACGGgagaaaattcaaaattctcTACACTTTACTTCATTTAAGAAAAAGAACAACAATACGTCTACTAAAAAGATTCCCTGATTTACCCATCCTCAGCTGCTCATCTCTACGGCCGACCAAGATCGAGCGGAGCCCAAAAAACCCCAACATTTTCGCCCTCCCCTGAGCCAATTCCTCTGCTCGCCGGCGTGCTCTCCCTGCGCCATCCAAGCTAGGCTGCTCTGCGCCCGCACCTTTCGGATCCACTCCAGCCGTGCCAGCTCGCCCTCTCCACGCGCACTCCTGCGGCGGCCGCCCGTACGTGCTCGCCCGCCACCTCGCTCCCTCCGCCAACCTGCTTCCGCAGCGCAAAAAGGTTGGAGCTTCGTTCCCAGTCACGATTCGGTTGCTCGCGTTAATGCCTGACCTGGAGTGGTTCCAAATTCCAAGTCTCGAGAAATCGCGATCCAAGGCGAAAGCTTTGCGCCGCTCCACGCGTCTATGGCGTTTTGGGGTTTTTGACGGGTGGTGTGTTTGGGGTTTTCGTGCGAAGCCGACCAGCATTCTGCTCTTAACGACGATCGGGTTTAGCCGTGTGATGCTGAAACCTCGTAGTCTCCTCTACTTTCTCTCACTCCATGTCTGTAATCTGCAGTGTCTATGGATATGGATGGGGCGATGTGcacgcggtggtggcgggtggcGTTAATTGCCGGCCTGCTCGGCCTGATCGAGCCGTCGTCGTCCCGCGGCGATCTCCCCGACCTCTGGACCTACGCCTCCGAGCCGTACCCGTCTTGGGTCGAAGATGAAAGTACGAAACACGCACTCTTCCTTCTTTTTCAAAATCTTGCTGCTGCTCTGAAAGATCAGCTCCACCAGACGGTAATTTTTTTGGGCACGAGTTCCCAATTCTAAGTTGCTGTAATAAGCTCCTGTAAATTGAAGCTGATTAGCTGCCTGCGGGCCTATCTTTTGTGGTTGTACCGCAGTGGCGGCGCTGTTGGCCATCAAGGCGGAGCTCAAAGACCCCGACAACGTCCTCCATAACTGGTTCATCCACGCCGACAACCCATGCCCCTGCCACTGGAAGGGCGTCGTGTGCACCGAGGACGCCCACGTCTCCCATCTGTACGCCATGTACCTTTCTTTGCTGATGCCGCTTCCGTTCAGCACTAGCTCCAACCGTGCCTGATTCGAAAGTTCGGATCGATGTATCATCTTCTTATTTCTTACGCGCAATGCATAACTCTATCTGCAGGGAGCTATGGAACAAACGCTTGTCTGGGACATTGTCGCCCAGGATCGGGACCTCACCAGCCTGCAGACCTTGTAAGCTCCGATTCACTCCCTCTGTTTACTGACGGCGCATGCCACTTCAAAGTTTAGGCTTCTTTGAGATGTATCATCAACGTGCTATTCGGCAGGGTATTGCAGGCCAATACCATTTCCGGGCCTATTCCTGACAGCATAGGGAGGCTTAGGATGCTAGAAATCCTTGACATGTCAAGCAACAAACTCAATGGGACTATCCCAAGTTCGCTCGGAAATCTCAAAAACCTCAACAATCTGTAAGTTCCCTTTACTTGAATTTTGATATGCAGCTGCACTCTTTATTGTATTCTGCAGAATCAATCCGATTGAACCATAGGTTCTAAAGTGATCTGCTTTGCTGTTTGGTAGAGCATTGCAGAACAACGTCATTTCCGGCCATATTCCTCATAGCGTAGGAAGGCTTGTGATGCTAGATACCCTTGACATGTCAAACAACAGGCTCACTGGGACCATCCTAAGTTCATTTGGACATCTCAAGAACCTCAACTATCTGTAAGTTCTCTTTACATGGATTTTGATTTGTAAATGTACTATTTGCCTCTTCCTTATGATGTATCATCGATCTCGTTGAATCAAATGTTCTCAAAGTGCCCACTTCTGCTGTTCGGCAGAGGATTGCAGAACAACGCCATTTGCAACAAGACTACAAGCTTCATCATATCGATGCTGTTTCTGTCCTGGATCACTTGATGGATGCGTTTCTGGTTCTTAATATATGTTTTGTGAGGATCTCAACGAATTTTAAGTAGGACGTCGGATCTTCAGCTTTGTCCAGCTGGGAATCAGGATCTGTTTACTGAATCTGCTTGTGCCTGTAAACACAATGGAAATATGAGAGGTTTTTCCACCCTTGAAACGTTGCAATTATTTCTTATCGTTGACACCCATTTCAAGCTCCCTTCGGCATGCGTTGTCTTGCCAGGCCGCCAGCGTCCCAACTCAGCTTCACCGTGAAGCTCCTCTTGTCGTTCCGCCCGCCAAACTCTAACGCCGGCGGCAAGACCTGGGCCCTGACCCCGGCAGGCAAgccgacgcccgccgcgcacCTGACGTGTGTCGTCGGCGTTCGTCAGCGTCCGGTTGGCCGTGAtcgggccggccgccgccggcgccactaAGGACGGGTAGTTCAGCTCGGCGCCGGTGATCTTGCTCGTGCTCCGGCACGTGTTCCTCTTGTGCATGACGGACTCCACTTGGTCGTCGGCGCCAAGCACGCTGGCGCCGCGCACCGAGCTCCCGGCGGCCGTGGTCGCCGCGTGCGTCCCGTGGCCGATCTCCCTGACCTCGCCGGGCCTCGGCAGCAGCGCGGTGGAGTCGTACCCCACGCGGACAACGTTCCTGTTGCACGCGCGCGTCACCTCCGCCCGCCGGCTCCTCGCACTTGCCGCGCCACCAGGGCGGCGGGACCGGCAAGCCGTCTCCGCGGAACGAGACGTGCCTCAAGTCAACGTCGAATCGATGACTGCCCATACCCGTGCCTTCGCCCATGCGCCCGGGCCCGTCCCACGCGGCACGCGCCGTGGCCGTGCCCGCCCACGCCCGGCGCCGCCCTCTGCCCCAGGAAGTCCGGCGTGCCGCGTGCGCGTCGTCCGCatcgcggcggcgcggtcggggtGCACGACCAGGACGTCGTCCCAGGCCGCGACACTCGCGGCCTCACCGTCCGTGACGTGACAGTGGAATGTGGTTGTGCATTTCCGATGAGCGCTCTACATGCACCGGTCTTTTTCCCTTCCAAACTAACACTTTGCAATCAAAGCCTCCAATTCTCAAGTAAAAAGTCAATGTAAAATGACCATCCATACCCCTATTAAGTAGAGTAATATGATAGGAGTATATGTACCataatttcttttttccccccaaAGTATTtgatatttcttttttcccccaaaCTAGTGGAAATATTGCAATAACTCCACTTTTGATATTTTTAATGGACAGATATTATGAACCGTTTTCTTCCAATACAAGGAAGAACACATAgcggaatggagggagtacacgACAAACCCTTTGGCGGATatgtattaaaaataaaaagtcaCTACA from Setaria italica strain Yugu1 chromosome VII, Setaria_italica_v2.0, whole genome shotgun sequence includes the following:
- the LOC101773594 gene encoding protein NSP-INTERACTING KINASE 3-like; its protein translation is MPLPLEGRRVHRGRPRLPSGAMEQTLVWDIVAQDRDLTSLQTLVLQANTISGPIPDSIGRLRMLEILDMSSNKLNGTIPSSLGNLKNLNNLALQNNVISGHIPHSVGRLVMLDTLDMSNNRLTGTILSSFGHLKNLNYLGLQNNAICNKTTSFIISMLFLSWIT
- the LOC101772907 gene encoding 6-phosphofructo-2-kinase/fructose-2,6-bisphosphatase, which translates into the protein MGTSGSKGIDGVGGLGSQAAGVGAAGGDGEAGEGGGAAEAWHGGAQLYVSLKMENARISGDLVPHVYGSEPIIGSWDPARALAMERELASMWELSFVVPPDHETVEFKFLLKPKDTATPCIIEEGPTRLLTGGMLEGDVRVALFKLNGDDEVLEFRVFNKADIVSPLELAASWRVYKENFQPSRVRGIPDISINVAPTHATEEGSAATLELDLEHYVVPAPTAPPNEYAANLTATPASLIQTGASWTNDMLLSDGIQSPSTVSADFEGCNNLKKNIEAWATDSSKKLQGSGLIESKSVGTFTPLQKPDGQKGLFIDRGVGSPKLPKSASAYSLASGLSSKTMPEAAGAVAAAAVADRLHGSKEDRKLAIVLVGLPARGKTFTAVKLTRYLRWLGHETRHFNVGKYRRLKHGANQAADFFRDDNPEGIEARNEVAALAMEDMIDWMHGGGQVGIFDATNSTRKRRHMLMKMAEGNCKIIFLETICNDPRIIETNIRLKIQQSPDYADQPDYEAGLQDFKERLTNYEKVYEPVGEGSYIKMIDMVKGQGGQLQVNNISGYLPGRIVFFLVNSHLTPRPILLTRHGESLHNVRGRVGGDSVLSEAGELYANKLANFIEKRLKSEKTATIWTSTLQRTILTASPIIGFPKIQWRALDEINSGVCDGMTYEEIKKIMPEEYESRRKDKLRYRYPRGESYLDVIQRLEPVIIELERQQAPVVVISHQAVLRALYAYFADRPLREVPNIEMPLHTIIEIQMGVTGVEEKRYKLMD